The Streptomyces sp. P9-A4 genome contains a region encoding:
- a CDS encoding ketopantoate reductase family protein, which yields MRILVVGAGATGGYFGALLARAGQDVTFLVRPARAAVLRERGLRVVARDEEWALTPRLVTADALDAPYDVVLLSVKSIGLDGAIEDVAPAVGPDTVVVPLLNGLAHLDALNARFGASAVLGGVAKVVTSLDEDGAIRRFAPLAHLALGEQDGTDSARVAAVRTTLGTAGIASPVPGHIVTAMWHKWVFITTLGAVTSLMRGTVGDVYDVPGGPVLGPALLDEAAAVAAAAGHPLPEAERAATLAAVSASGSPMVPSLYRDLTAGRPTEVEHLFGDLTDRARALGVATPLLDLATLHLRVHQRRVTAAATGGA from the coding sequence ATGAGGATCCTGGTCGTCGGCGCCGGTGCCACCGGTGGCTACTTCGGTGCCCTGCTCGCCCGCGCCGGACAGGACGTCACCTTCCTGGTCCGTCCGGCGCGCGCGGCGGTGCTGCGCGAGCGCGGGCTCCGGGTCGTCGCCCGTGACGAGGAGTGGGCCCTGACGCCCCGCCTGGTGACCGCCGACGCGCTCGACGCGCCGTACGACGTCGTCCTCCTGTCGGTGAAGTCCATCGGTCTGGACGGGGCGATCGAGGACGTGGCGCCGGCCGTCGGTCCGGACACGGTGGTCGTGCCACTGCTCAACGGCCTCGCCCACCTGGACGCCCTCAACGCCCGCTTCGGCGCCTCGGCCGTCCTCGGGGGCGTGGCGAAGGTCGTCACCTCGCTCGACGAGGACGGTGCCATCCGCCGGTTCGCCCCGCTGGCCCACCTTGCGCTCGGTGAGCAGGACGGTACGGACTCCGCGCGCGTGGCAGCGGTCCGTACGACGCTGGGCACGGCGGGAATCGCGTCCCCCGTGCCGGGGCACATCGTGACGGCGATGTGGCACAAGTGGGTGTTCATCACCACCCTGGGCGCGGTGACGAGCCTGATGCGCGGCACGGTCGGCGATGTGTACGACGTGCCGGGCGGTCCTGTCCTGGGTCCGGCGCTGCTCGACGAGGCGGCGGCGGTCGCCGCGGCGGCCGGCCACCCCCTGCCGGAAGCGGAGCGGGCGGCCACGCTGGCCGCGGTGTCCGCGTCCGGGTCGCCGATGGTGCCGTCCCTCTACCGCGATCTGACGGCCGGCCGGCCCACGGAGGTCGAGCACCTCTTCGGTGACCTCACGGACCGGGCGCGCGCTCTGGGCGTGGCGACTCCGCTCCTCGATCTGGCGACCCTGCATCTGCGGGTGCACCAGCGCCGGGTGACGGCGGCGGCGACCGGCGGGGCCTGA
- a CDS encoding winged helix-turn-helix transcriptional regulator: MTLPRDYRGQTCALARSMEIVGERWTLLILRDAFYGVRRFGEFAAHLTVPRAVLADRLTTLTGAGVLERRPETGTGRREVYVLTPKGVALWPAVRALTAWGEEFYAPGGGGPRRIFLHSGDDAPLDTDGRCTGCGAAVPVADVLVAPGPGLAPSTPDDDPVTAALTRPHRLLLPLLTHAPAGRSTRGSQP, encoded by the coding sequence ATGACGCTTCCGCGCGACTACCGCGGCCAGACCTGCGCCCTCGCCCGCTCGATGGAGATCGTCGGCGAACGGTGGACGCTGCTGATCCTGCGCGACGCCTTCTACGGGGTCCGCAGGTTCGGCGAGTTCGCCGCGCACCTCACCGTGCCCCGGGCCGTGCTCGCCGACCGGCTCACCACCCTCACCGGGGCGGGCGTCCTGGAGCGGCGTCCCGAGACGGGCACCGGCCGCCGCGAGGTGTACGTGCTCACGCCGAAGGGCGTCGCGCTCTGGCCGGCCGTCCGCGCGCTCACCGCCTGGGGCGAGGAGTTCTACGCGCCGGGTGGCGGCGGCCCGCGCCGGATCTTCCTGCACTCCGGCGACGACGCGCCGCTCGACACGGACGGCAGGTGTACGGGCTGCGGCGCGGCCGTGCCCGTCGCGGACGTCCTGGTCGCCCCCGGCCCCGGGCTCGCCCCCTCGACCCCGGACGACGACCCGGTGACGGCCGCGCTCACCCGGCCGCACCGGTTGCTCCTTCCCCTGCTCACCCACGCGCCCGCGGGGCGCTCCACGAGAGGTTCACAGCCATGA
- a CDS encoding ROK family transcriptional regulator, translated as MNQPTEPKADKSGVRRHNLSLVLRTVHDAGETTRAAVAARVGLTRPAVSSLVEQLLDLGLLVESGKTFSGQAGRPGTVLKPADTGPAGLGVEINVDYVTVCVVDLTGTDRVRRTERLDNRAADASEVLARAARIAAEALDTAAGRGLVPAGAGLALPGLVSGGTVREAPNLGWHEVAAERLFAAALTALRPAAEGLPLTSDNEANMAALAELWFGTLGDLRTFLHLTGEIGVGGAIVVHGELLRGAHGFAGEIGHLVVDAEGPRCRCGSRGCLEQYAGQAALLRAAGVTGVPVLAERAEAGDPRALAALAEAGRMLGRALSGAVNLLDPEAVVLGGIYPQLMPWLAPALTEELSARVVSGLWSPATDRLRPASTATDASRGAAALVLHDVLADPLAYAKGTGA; from the coding sequence ATGAACCAGCCCACGGAGCCCAAGGCCGACAAGTCGGGAGTGCGCAGGCACAATCTGAGCCTCGTCCTGCGGACCGTCCACGACGCGGGCGAGACCACGCGCGCGGCCGTCGCCGCCCGTGTCGGCCTCACCCGGCCCGCCGTCTCCTCCCTCGTCGAGCAACTGCTCGACCTCGGACTCCTCGTCGAGTCGGGCAAGACGTTCAGCGGGCAGGCCGGACGGCCGGGCACCGTCCTCAAGCCCGCCGACACCGGCCCCGCCGGCCTGGGCGTCGAGATCAACGTCGACTACGTCACCGTGTGCGTCGTCGACCTGACCGGAACCGACCGGGTCCGCCGCACCGAACGCCTCGACAACCGCGCGGCCGACGCCTCCGAGGTCCTCGCCCGCGCAGCCCGCATCGCCGCGGAGGCCCTCGACACGGCGGCCGGACGGGGCCTCGTCCCGGCGGGCGCCGGACTCGCCCTGCCCGGCCTCGTCTCCGGCGGAACCGTCCGCGAGGCCCCCAACCTCGGCTGGCACGAGGTCGCCGCCGAGCGCCTCTTCGCCGCGGCCCTCACCGCGCTGCGCCCCGCCGCCGAAGGCCTCCCCCTGACCTCCGACAACGAGGCGAACATGGCGGCCCTCGCCGAGCTGTGGTTCGGCACGCTCGGCGACCTCCGCACCTTCCTGCACCTCACGGGCGAGATCGGCGTCGGCGGCGCGATCGTCGTCCACGGCGAACTCCTGCGCGGCGCTCACGGCTTCGCCGGCGAGATCGGGCACCTCGTCGTCGACGCCGAGGGCCCCCGCTGCCGCTGCGGCTCGCGCGGCTGCCTGGAGCAGTACGCCGGACAGGCGGCCCTGCTCCGGGCGGCCGGGGTCACCGGTGTACCCGTCCTCGCGGAGCGCGCCGAGGCGGGGGACCCGCGCGCGCTCGCCGCCCTCGCCGAGGCGGGCCGGATGCTCGGCCGCGCCCTGTCCGGCGCCGTGAACCTCCTCGACCCCGAGGCGGTGGTCCTCGGCGGCATCTACCCGCAGCTGATGCCGTGGCTGGCCCCGGCGCTGACGGAGGAGCTGTCCGCCCGAGTCGTCTCCGGCCTCTGGAGCCCGGCCACGGACCGCCTGCGCCCCGCCTCCACCGCCACCGATGCCTCCCGGGGCGCGGCGGCGCTCGTCCTCCATGACGTGCTGGCCGACCCGCTGGCGTACGCGAAGGGCACGGGGGCCTGA
- a CDS encoding SPFH domain-containing protein, with protein MTELQKRPLPVRIRRPADGIPMNDLFRSENVTATATEPLTASVTAAISASAPAPTPGPASTTVTTAPARPHAPTKPSPAPTRTAAPDTRPRRPPPGDPDLVERPGPALPGWVAVLTGLTALAGAAAALWRARPLRHVELLPWEWAALACCAVVAVVSFGGLTRGRTGSAWVLSLFGRYRGSVRRTGLVWISPFVLRRRMDVRLRHWRSEPISVVDAEGSALRVVVLVVWSVRDTARALFSVDDHLGYLREQVEAATARVLSQLPADAFRGDAPTLRDAEAVGDALTRMLAAECRPVGIAVFSAQPTRIEYAPEVAAAMRRRQIAALDAKHRDSVLTGVIDAVDDTVTRLTTRGLVELDDFERQALVKDLTVAFYTRSGGPADPNQE; from the coding sequence ATGACCGAGCTACAGAAGCGGCCCCTGCCCGTCCGCATCCGCCGGCCCGCGGACGGCATACCCATGAACGACCTCTTCCGGTCCGAGAACGTCACCGCGACCGCGACCGAACCCCTCACCGCATCCGTCACCGCGGCCATATCCGCATCCGCGCCCGCACCCACGCCGGGACCCGCGTCCACGACCGTCACCACGGCGCCCGCACGCCCGCACGCTCCCACCAAGCCGTCCCCCGCCCCCACCCGCACCGCCGCGCCGGACACCCGCCCCCGGCGTCCGCCGCCCGGCGACCCCGACCTCGTCGAGCGTCCCGGTCCCGCGCTCCCCGGCTGGGTCGCCGTCCTCACCGGGCTGACCGCCCTCGCGGGCGCCGCCGCGGCCCTCTGGCGGGCCCGCCCGCTGCGCCACGTCGAACTGCTGCCGTGGGAGTGGGCCGCGCTCGCCTGCTGCGCCGTCGTGGCCGTCGTCTCCTTCGGCGGCCTCACCCGTGGACGTACCGGCTCCGCCTGGGTGCTCTCGCTGTTCGGCCGCTACCGGGGCAGCGTGCGGCGCACCGGTCTCGTCTGGATCAGCCCGTTCGTCCTGCGCCGTCGCATGGACGTACGGCTGCGGCACTGGCGCAGCGAACCCATCTCCGTCGTCGACGCCGAGGGTTCGGCGCTGCGCGTGGTGGTGCTGGTCGTCTGGTCGGTACGGGACACCGCCCGCGCGCTGTTCTCGGTGGACGACCACCTCGGATATCTGCGCGAACAGGTGGAGGCGGCGACCGCGCGCGTCCTCTCCCAGCTGCCCGCCGACGCCTTCCGGGGCGACGCGCCGACGCTGCGGGACGCCGAGGCGGTGGGTGACGCGCTCACCCGCATGCTCGCGGCCGAGTGCAGGCCGGTCGGCATCGCCGTCTTCTCCGCCCAGCCGACCCGGATCGAATACGCCCCCGAGGTCGCCGCCGCCATGCGACGGCGGCAGATCGCCGCCCTGGACGCCAAGCACCGGGACTCGGTGCTCACCGGGGTCATCGACGCCGTGGACGACACCGTCACGCGGCTGACCACACGAGGTCTCGTCGAACTCGACGACTTCGAACGCCAGGCCCTGGTCAAGGACTTGACCGTGGCCTTCTACACCCGGAGTGGCGGACCGGCCGACCCGAATCAGGAGTGA
- a CDS encoding WGR domain-containing protein → MTTTTYLELSQDDGGAHKFYEVTVEDLAVSVRYGRIGTAGQTQCSTFPTAAKAQAAAAKKIGEKVRKGYAPAVRGQRAARSVTRREVASAPSTARAVAPVLWRFRTGSSAFGIHVDEDNCWVGNQAGDVFTLDRSGEVRARFSLPDGVKCLVADDFWIYAGCDDGKVYDLSSKLPFAAYDIATDVDIFWLDIHEGVLHVADRSGRLTVIDHEDEHQWARGGQGEHAWMVRADGDAVYYGDTRGVAAHAPDGGGELWHTATEGGVLFGWQEDTAVYAGTARKKVQRLAKKDGRVEAVYACDSPVYSCATSPGGRFVFAADGASSVYCFAEDGTRLWKLGTGGGSALSMQYRDERLYLVTTDGSLVCVDAGEAAIEAAQEGTVPVAKDIKLAAALPVYEPATTVTAVSAVRDVPAGSVVVECLTESGRTRVRVLSEGYDSTWNVQFPRAIREPGARYVVDALHAAAGGFYRVRGDIRRLL, encoded by the coding sequence ATGACGACGACGACCTATCTGGAGCTGTCGCAGGACGACGGCGGTGCCCACAAGTTCTACGAAGTGACCGTCGAGGACCTCGCGGTGTCGGTCCGTTACGGCCGCATCGGCACGGCCGGGCAGACCCAGTGCTCCACGTTCCCCACGGCGGCGAAGGCCCAGGCGGCGGCCGCGAAGAAGATAGGGGAGAAGGTTCGCAAGGGGTATGCCCCGGCGGTCCGGGGGCAGCGGGCCGCTCGCTCCGTGACGCGCCGTGAGGTGGCCTCCGCGCCCTCCACCGCGCGCGCCGTCGCCCCCGTCCTGTGGCGGTTCCGGACCGGTTCGTCGGCCTTCGGCATTCATGTCGACGAGGACAACTGCTGGGTGGGCAACCAGGCGGGGGACGTGTTCACGCTCGACCGCTCCGGCGAGGTGCGGGCCCGGTTCAGTCTCCCGGACGGCGTCAAGTGCCTGGTCGCCGACGACTTCTGGATCTACGCCGGCTGCGACGACGGCAAGGTCTACGACCTCTCGTCCAAGCTGCCCTTCGCCGCGTACGACATCGCCACCGACGTCGACATCTTCTGGCTCGACATCCACGAGGGCGTCCTGCACGTGGCCGACCGCTCGGGCCGGCTCACCGTCATCGACCACGAGGACGAGCACCAGTGGGCGCGCGGCGGCCAGGGCGAGCACGCCTGGATGGTCCGCGCCGACGGCGACGCCGTGTACTACGGGGACACGCGGGGCGTCGCCGCCCACGCGCCGGACGGCGGCGGCGAGCTGTGGCACACGGCCACCGAGGGTGGCGTGCTCTTCGGTTGGCAGGAGGACACCGCCGTCTACGCGGGCACGGCCCGCAAGAAGGTCCAGCGGCTCGCGAAGAAGGACGGGCGCGTCGAGGCGGTGTACGCCTGCGACAGCCCGGTGTACTCCTGCGCGACCTCGCCCGGCGGCCGGTTCGTCTTCGCGGCCGACGGGGCCTCCTCCGTCTACTGCTTCGCGGAGGACGGCACCCGGCTGTGGAAACTCGGTACGGGCGGCGGTTCGGCGCTCTCCATGCAGTACCGCGATGAGCGCCTCTACCTGGTGACCACGGACGGCTCGCTGGTCTGCGTGGACGCCGGCGAGGCGGCGATCGAGGCCGCGCAGGAGGGCACCGTCCCGGTCGCCAAGGACATCAAGCTGGCCGCCGCCCTGCCGGTGTACGAGCCGGCGACGACCGTCACGGCCGTGAGCGCCGTCAGAGACGTGCCCGCCGGGTCGGTCGTCGTGGAGTGTCTGACCGAGTCGGGCAGGACCCGGGTGCGGGTCCTCTCCGAGGGCTACGACTCCACGTGGAACGTGCAGTTCCCGAGGGCGATCCGGGAGCCCGGCGCGCGGTACGTGGTCGATGCCCTGCACGCCGCCGCGGGTGGCTTCTACCGGGTCCGCGGCGACATCCGGCGGCTGCTGTGA
- a CDS encoding DUF350 domain-containing protein, translated as MSDIVNGLGRAGAYGALGVVLLILGIVLVDLLTPGKLGRQIWEDRNRNAAILLSSALLGIGGIVFTSIWTTYDNFGKGLVSTAAFGLLGLVMMAVAFLVVDLVTPGKLGATLVDPEPHPAVWVTASCNIAVSAIVSASIA; from the coding sequence ATGAGCGACATCGTCAACGGCCTCGGCCGGGCCGGCGCCTACGGCGCCCTCGGCGTGGTCCTGCTGATCCTCGGCATCGTTCTCGTGGACCTGCTGACCCCCGGCAAGCTCGGGCGCCAGATCTGGGAGGACCGCAACCGCAACGCCGCGATCCTGCTCAGCTCGGCCCTCCTCGGCATCGGCGGCATCGTCTTCACCTCGATCTGGACGACGTACGACAACTTCGGCAAGGGCCTCGTCTCGACCGCCGCGTTCGGTCTGCTGGGCCTGGTGATGATGGCGGTGGCCTTCCTGGTCGTGGACCTGGTCACGCCGGGGAAGCTGGGCGCGACGCTGGTCGACCCCGAGCCGCACCCGGCGGTCTGGGTGACCGCCTCCTGCAACATCGCGGTCTCGGCGATCGTCTCCGCCTCGATCGCCTGA
- a CDS encoding HdeD family acid-resistance protein has translation MTQTHDHPQRQDIPLGPLGALAGAAWQALLVAGLAAIVLGVLVLVWPGTSLMVAGVLFGLYLLFSGVMQLVAAFGTHVSTALRVMAFISGALSILLGLLCFRGAMQSILLLALWIGIGWLFRGITQTVAAVSDAGMPARGWQIFLGIVNALAGVVLIVSPLESAAVLMLLGGIWLVVLGVIEIITAFRVRSRAKTLPPGV, from the coding sequence ATGACACAGACTCATGACCACCCGCAGCGCCAGGACATACCGCTCGGCCCGCTGGGCGCGCTCGCGGGGGCCGCCTGGCAGGCGCTGCTCGTCGCCGGACTCGCCGCGATCGTGCTCGGCGTCCTGGTCCTGGTGTGGCCCGGCACCTCACTGATGGTGGCCGGTGTGCTCTTCGGTCTCTATCTGCTGTTCAGCGGTGTGATGCAGCTGGTCGCCGCCTTCGGTACGCATGTCAGCACGGCCCTGCGCGTCATGGCGTTCATCAGCGGCGCGCTCTCCATCCTGCTCGGCCTGCTGTGCTTCCGGGGCGCGATGCAGTCGATCCTGCTGCTCGCCCTCTGGATCGGCATCGGCTGGCTGTTCCGGGGCATCACCCAGACCGTGGCGGCGGTCTCCGACGCCGGGATGCCGGCGCGCGGCTGGCAGATCTTCCTCGGCATCGTCAACGCGCTCGCCGGCGTCGTGCTCATCGTGTCCCCGCTGGAGTCGGCGGCGGTGCTGATGCTCCTCGGCGGCATCTGGCTGGTGGTCCTCGGCGTGATCGAGATCATCACCGCCTTCCGGGTGCGCTCCCGTGCCAAGACCCTGCCGCCGGGCGTCTGA
- a CDS encoding dipeptidase — MTAESTETAALREKVRALMPRAKEDLTELVAMRSVADPRQFPPEECAKTADFLVRAFTEAGLRDMRRVTTPDGTDAVVGHAPGPEGAPTVLLYCHYDVQPPLDDDAWETPPFTLTERDGRWYGRGAADCKGNIAMHLTALRALGGPDGQGFPVHIKFVAEGSEEQGTAGLEQLVPLQPDLFAADTLLICDTGNFARGLPTTTTSLRGLTNVVVTVSTLKGAMHSGMFGGPAPDALAALVRILDSLRDEHGNTAVKGLRGDGVWDGVDYPAEQFRTDAGVLDGVSLVGTGSVADELWARPAVTVLGIDCPPVVGSSAAVQAKVRARVSLRIPPGIDADAALRALTDHLTSAAPWGARVEVEPESAGQPFRARTDGPAYRALATALREAYGKDMVQSGQGGSIPLCNVLGAHFPDAEIALIGVEEPGCLIHAPNESVDPSEIEHMALAEALFLSTYATPL, encoded by the coding sequence ATGACCGCCGAGTCCACCGAGACCGCAGCCCTGCGGGAGAAGGTCCGGGCGCTGATGCCACGGGCGAAGGAGGACCTGACCGAACTCGTCGCGATGCGTTCGGTCGCCGACCCTCGCCAGTTCCCGCCCGAGGAGTGCGCGAAGACGGCCGACTTCCTCGTCCGGGCCTTCACCGAGGCGGGGCTGCGCGACATGCGGCGCGTCACCACCCCGGACGGCACGGACGCGGTCGTCGGACACGCGCCGGGGCCCGAAGGCGCCCCGACCGTCCTCCTGTACTGCCACTACGACGTGCAGCCGCCGCTGGACGACGACGCCTGGGAGACCCCGCCGTTCACGCTCACCGAACGCGACGGCCGCTGGTACGGGCGGGGCGCAGCCGACTGCAAGGGCAACATCGCCATGCATCTGACGGCCCTGCGCGCGCTCGGCGGTCCCGACGGGCAAGGCTTCCCCGTACACATCAAGTTCGTGGCGGAGGGCTCGGAGGAGCAGGGGACGGCGGGCCTGGAGCAGCTGGTGCCCCTGCAGCCCGACCTCTTCGCCGCCGACACCCTGCTGATCTGCGACACCGGCAACTTCGCGCGCGGTCTGCCCACGACGACCACCTCCCTGCGCGGGCTCACCAATGTCGTCGTCACCGTCTCCACCCTCAAGGGCGCCATGCACTCGGGGATGTTCGGCGGCCCGGCGCCGGACGCGCTCGCCGCCCTCGTCCGCATCCTCGACAGCCTCCGCGACGAGCACGGCAACACGGCGGTCAAGGGCCTGCGGGGCGACGGCGTCTGGGACGGAGTGGACTACCCGGCCGAGCAGTTCCGTACCGACGCGGGCGTGCTCGACGGCGTCTCCCTGGTCGGTACGGGTTCGGTGGCCGACGAGTTGTGGGCGCGGCCGGCCGTGACCGTCCTCGGCATCGACTGCCCTCCGGTGGTGGGTTCGTCGGCCGCCGTGCAGGCGAAGGTCCGGGCCAGGGTCAGCCTGCGCATCCCGCCCGGCATCGATGCCGACGCGGCCCTGCGCGCCCTCACCGACCATCTGACCTCGGCCGCCCCGTGGGGCGCCCGGGTGGAGGTGGAGCCGGAGAGCGCCGGCCAGCCCTTCCGGGCACGCACCGACGGCCCCGCCTACCGGGCCCTCGCGACGGCGCTCCGCGAGGCGTACGGCAAGGACATGGTCCAGTCGGGGCAGGGCGGTTCGATCCCCCTGTGCAACGTGCTCGGCGCCCACTTCCCGGACGCGGAGATCGCCCTGATCGGCGTCGAGGAACCCGGCTGCCTCATCCACGCGCCCAACGAGAGCGTGGACCCCTCGGAGATCGAGCACATGGCACTGGCCGAGGCGCTGTTCCTCAGCACCTACGCGACCCCGCTCTGA
- a CDS encoding DoxX family protein, producing the protein MAQQAHPNRRDLGLLVLRVGTGAVLAAHGTQKLFGWFGGGGIEGTSKGMEAMGFRPGRESAIAAGLGEAGGGALLAFGLATPAAGAAAAGAMAGAVAVHAPAGFFAQGGGYEYPAFLGFVAAAIGVTGAGRYSLDHATGHVLDRPWVVATAFIGTALAAAAVVGRRADEQAAARDSAPEPESA; encoded by the coding sequence ATGGCCCAGCAGGCCCACCCCAACCGACGCGACCTCGGACTCCTCGTCCTGCGCGTCGGCACCGGCGCGGTGCTCGCCGCGCACGGCACACAGAAGCTCTTCGGCTGGTTCGGCGGGGGCGGCATCGAGGGCACCAGCAAGGGGATGGAGGCCATGGGCTTCCGGCCGGGCAGGGAGAGCGCGATCGCCGCGGGCCTCGGCGAGGCGGGCGGCGGTGCGCTCCTCGCCTTCGGCCTCGCGACCCCGGCCGCCGGCGCCGCGGCGGCCGGGGCGATGGCGGGAGCCGTCGCCGTCCACGCCCCGGCCGGATTCTTCGCGCAGGGCGGCGGCTACGAGTACCCCGCGTTCCTCGGGTTCGTGGCCGCCGCGATCGGTGTCACGGGCGCCGGGCGCTACTCCCTCGACCATGCCACGGGGCACGTCCTCGACCGCCCCTGGGTCGTCGCCACCGCCTTCATCGGCACCGCGCTCGCCGCGGCGGCCGTGGTCGGCCGTCGCGCCGACGAGCAGGCGGCCGCGCGGGACTCCGCGCCGGAGCCGGAATCCGCCTGA
- the opcA gene encoding glucose-6-phosphate dehydrogenase assembly protein OpcA: protein MKIDLTDTDSSKINKAILQGRRAVGTPAVGAVLTLVVVTDEENAYDAVKAANDASREHPSRTLVVIKRHARTPRERHETRLDAEVRLGTDAGSGETVLLRLYGELGARADSVVLPLLLPDAPVVVWWPVDAPEVPSVDPLGSLAQRRITDMYAVEDPLAALESRAVSYAPGDTDLAWTRLTPWRSMLAAALDQAPLTVTSAVVESEAENPSAELLARWFEVRLGVTVDRVVTDGPVVTAVRMGTADGEIRIDRPEGPVARLTIPGQPGRVLALKVRTTAELIAEELRRLDPDEAYEAALRGRA, encoded by the coding sequence ATGAAGATCGATCTGACGGACACCGATTCCAGCAAGATCAACAAGGCGATTCTGCAAGGCCGCAGGGCCGTCGGCACCCCCGCCGTCGGGGCCGTGCTCACGCTCGTCGTCGTCACGGACGAGGAGAACGCCTACGACGCGGTCAAGGCCGCCAACGACGCCTCCCGGGAACACCCCTCCCGCACCCTCGTGGTCATCAAGCGGCACGCCCGCACGCCGCGCGAGCGGCACGAGACCCGGCTCGACGCCGAGGTCCGCCTCGGCACCGACGCCGGATCGGGGGAGACGGTCCTGCTCCGGCTGTACGGCGAACTCGGCGCCCGCGCCGACTCCGTCGTCCTGCCGCTGCTCCTGCCGGACGCGCCCGTCGTCGTCTGGTGGCCCGTCGACGCCCCCGAGGTGCCGTCCGTCGACCCCCTCGGCTCGCTCGCCCAGCGACGGATCACCGACATGTACGCGGTGGAGGACCCGCTCGCCGCACTGGAGAGCCGCGCCGTCTCGTACGCCCCCGGCGACACGGACCTCGCCTGGACCCGGCTCACCCCCTGGCGCTCGATGCTGGCCGCCGCGCTCGACCAGGCGCCGCTGACCGTGACCTCCGCGGTCGTCGAGAGCGAGGCGGAGAACCCCAGCGCCGAACTCCTCGCCCGCTGGTTCGAGGTCCGGCTCGGCGTCACCGTCGACCGCGTCGTCACCGACGGCCCCGTCGTCACGGCCGTCCGCATGGGCACCGCGGACGGCGAGATCCGCATCGACCGGCCCGAGGGGCCGGTGGCCCGGCTCACGATTCCCGGTCAGCCCGGCCGGGTCCTCGCCCTGAAGGTCCGGACCACGGCCGAGCTGATCGCCGAGGAACTGCGTCGCCTCGACCCCGACGAGGCCTACGAGGCCGCCCTGCGCGGGCGGGCCTGA
- a CDS encoding class I SAM-dependent methyltransferase: MGPTSEVAEFDEIAPGYDASRGGTARAAGFAEMLAPLLDPARPVLDIGVGTGIVAAELTARGHSVHGLDLSPGMLALARARLGSRVAVADACRLPVRTGSVSQAVSTWLLHAGPDHGRVFDEVARVLRPGGRYLVIPAGGTRPTDDIGLVVGALEERLDPDRTRQDGPWTLAPIAEARGLVYRGRASERPMAFRLSPRDMARSLSGGLFTGAWAVRGAQAGRLVEETRERLLALPDPDVERVREMADYVMVFAKP; encoded by the coding sequence ATGGGACCGACCTCCGAGGTCGCGGAGTTCGACGAGATCGCCCCGGGTTACGACGCCTCGCGCGGCGGTACGGCACGGGCGGCCGGTTTCGCCGAGATGCTCGCGCCGCTGCTCGACCCGGCCCGCCCGGTGCTCGACATCGGCGTGGGCACCGGCATCGTCGCGGCCGAACTGACCGCGCGCGGACACTCGGTGCACGGGCTCGACCTCTCCCCCGGCATGCTCGCCCTGGCGCGGGCGCGGCTGGGGTCGCGGGTGGCGGTGGCCGACGCCTGCCGCCTCCCGGTGCGGACCGGGTCGGTGAGCCAGGCGGTGTCCACCTGGCTGCTGCACGCCGGGCCCGACCACGGGCGGGTCTTCGACGAGGTCGCCCGGGTGCTGCGGCCCGGTGGCCGCTATCTGGTGATCCCGGCCGGGGGCACCCGCCCCACGGACGACATCGGTCTCGTCGTCGGGGCCCTGGAGGAGCGGCTGGACCCGGACCGGACCCGCCAGGACGGCCCGTGGACGCTGGCCCCGATCGCCGAGGCCCGGGGCCTGGTCTACCGGGGCAGGGCGTCCGAACGGCCCATGGCCTTCCGGCTGTCGCCCCGTGACATGGCGCGCTCCCTGTCGGGCGGCCTGTTCACCGGTGCGTGGGCGGTCAGGGGTGCGCAGGCCGGCCGGCTCGTGGAAGAGACGCGGGAGCGCCTTCTCGCGCTCCCGGACCCGGACGTGGAGCGGGTCCGGGAGATGGCGGACTACGTCATGGTGTTCGCCAAGCCCTGA